The nucleotide window AAGTTTTGATTTAAAAATTGCTTTTGTAAATCCTAATTACACAAAGTTCCTTGTCTTTAAGTCTATAAAACAAAATTGCCTTTATAACCAAGCTCGAAAGTTTGATACTTTGGAGCTTATTTTTTATTCTATTTTAAAATCAAATAATTCTTGAGGATGAACTTCTAAGCCCTTAGCTAGTTCCTGTAGTGTAGAGATTCTTAAATCAACCTCTCCTTTTTCAATTTTGCTGATATTACTGTGGTCTACATCACATTTTTGAGCTAACTCCCGATAGCTTAATCCCAACTTCTTTCTAAATTTTTCAACTCTTTTACCAAAAGCTATTCGAAACTCAATTCTATCCATTGCAATACCATTATCAAAGCAATTTGGAAAGTTTACAATAAAAAAATGTAGTTGAATTAACCTACAATTAAAAAATTATATTATATTTGTACAATAAGCTACAATAAATGTAGCTTTGCGATACTTCAAAGAAATATAGAAGCTATTGCTTAGAATCTCAACTTGAAAACTGGTAATTTAAAGTACACGAGAGGATAAGTAAACAGCTCACGACCTAGGCGTGGGCTCTCTTATCTGTGTACAGGTATACCAGTACCTCAAGTTGGATATTGTAGAGTCTCATGCCGTTTTTATTTTCATGCTGTTCTGTTTTTCTACAATCATCTTTTTCTAAGCCTGCTTTACAACATAAAGTATCATGATACGGTACAATGGGGTGTACAATCCATTGCGGCTTTAGGGCTTTTAGAAAACACAAATTCTATCATATTCATTCGGCTTGTATGGGCAGGAAGTTCAGGCGGGCTTCCTCCTTTACGGCCAATAAAATCGTACAGTAAAAAAATACAAACTCATGAAAAAAAACAGAACAGACCTTCATTCCCGGCTTGGGAAAGACCGGAAGAAATATTGTGGCATACAGCTAATGGAAAACCATTTTAAGCTCAATGACCTGACAGCATCCAAAGAGCTGCTAAACGACATTATAAGTTATGCGGTAAAAAGAAACAGCTGGATAAAAGAACATCCGTCCGTTATCCTTCATTTTCAGCAGGCGATGCGGTCATTTATCCGTGCAGGTTACTTCATAACGTTGCAGGAAAAGAAAACAACTACAGTTCCCAAATTGGAAAATGTTTCTCCGTTGGTTCTTGGTTTGCTTTCGGAGAAGGAATACCAAAATCCCCTGTTGGTCTTTAAAAAAGCATTCAGAGAATACAGCATCAAGGAATTTGATTATTTTATTTCCGGAATGGTCTATTTCTCACTGGGAATCTACAACAATCTACCGGAAAGGAATATGATAAGCCCGTACATTCACCTGACTAAAATGCTGGACGCAGCGTACCTTATGATTGAAAGGAGAAAGAAGAAATAACATTCCTAAAATTTCATAGGTCTTAATATTGGCGTAATATGTAAATTTGGATGGTATGTGTCATCTTAAAAACTATATTGATAAAAATGAACACTGATAATTTATTTGAATTAATAAAAGAATTAAACTCTCAACCGGTAAAATTTAGATTAAAATTAAAAAATAAAGATAAAAATTTAACTTGGGAAGATTGGATTATTAATCCTACTGGGAATTATATTGAAACCGGACAGACAGGACCTAATATTATAAACAAAATTGAATATATTGAAATAAATCCCATAGAGGAAAAAAACATTGGAAAATTAGTTCCTAAAAAAATGATAAATCATAGCTTGGAAATTATTAAAATTATCGAAAGTAAAAACATAAATTTTAAGCAATGTGAAAACACAATAAAAATTGAAATAAAAGTTGAAGAATAAAATGAAAATCAACCTTTTTCCCAACTTATATATTTGGCTGTTATTAATAGCTTTACCGGAATTTGTATTTTCACAATCAACCGACTTTACCATTCGGGATGTAAAGTTTGAAAGTCAGGGCATCACTCTTGCAGGTTCCATTTTAGAGCCTGAAAAACCATTGGCAGCAGTGGTAATTGTTCACGGTTCCGATCCGGTAAAAAGAGAAATGGAGTTTGCAAAGCGTCTTGCCAAAGAAGGTATTGCCGTACTCACCTATGACAAACGTGGCGTGGGAGAATCCGGCGGTGTGTATGTAGGGCCATCTGTCGGCACGAATAATATCGACACTGCCAATCTTACTT belongs to Chryseobacterium shigense and includes:
- a CDS encoding helix-turn-helix domain-containing protein; this translates as MDRIEFRIAFGKRVEKFRKKLGLSYRELAQKCDVDHSNISKIEKGEVDLRISTLQELAKGLEVHPQELFDFKIE
- a CDS encoding DUF6678 family protein, which gives rise to MNTDNLFELIKELNSQPVKFRLKLKNKDKNLTWEDWIINPTGNYIETGQTGPNIINKIEYIEINPIEEKNIGKLVPKKMINHSLEIIKIIESKNINFKQCENTIKIEIKVEE